In Salmo salar chromosome ssa24, Ssal_v3.1, whole genome shotgun sequence, the following proteins share a genomic window:
- the LOC106585137 gene encoding leukocyte surface antigen CD53 — MNRPCVNCLKGLVTFLNFICWLCGAFIVGFGEFQMMHSRFGSLITSFWPIYPANTLIVTGTIVTCVCFLGIMGALKENRCMLITFFILLFILMLVELAMACVFLVYEREIDTFFEKDLMRSLETYKNSTSEGNLTIKEDFDVVQHIFRCCGVHGVADWEGNVPLSCCTKNPCNIIPQPNWQEGCHLKLRNWFARNFLSTGAGVVSLFILQFICMCFTVPIFCQFSHNGYGYK; from the exons ATGAATCGTCCTTGTGTGAACTGCTTGAAAGGTTTGGTCACCTTCCTCAACTTCATCTGCTGG TTGTGTGGTGCCTTCATCGTGGGTTTTGGAGAGTTCCAGATGATGCACTCTAGATTTGGCTCCCTCATCACATCCTTCTGGCCCATCTACCCTGCCAACACCCTGATAGTCACGGGTACCATCGTGACGTGTGTCTGTTTCCTGGGAATCATGGGGGCCCTGAAGGAAAACCGCTGTATGCTCATCACT TTTTTCATCCTGCTGTTTATCTTGATGCTGGTGGAGCTGGCCATGGCCTGTGTGTTTCTGGTGTATGAGAGGGAG ATTGACACTTTCTTTGAGAAAGACCTGATGCGTAGCTTGGAGACATACAAGAATTCTACATCAGAGGGGAACTTAACCATTAAAGAGGACTTTGATGTTGTCCAGCATATT TTCAGGTGCTGTGGGGTCCACGGCGTGGCAGACTGGGAGGGTAACGTGCCCCTCTCCTGTTGTACCAAAAACCCCTGTAACATCATCCCCCAACCTAACTGGCAGGAG GGCTGCCATTTGAAGCTCAGGAACTGGTTTGCGAGGAACTTTCTAAGCACTGGAGCAGGTGTCGTCTCCCTTTTCATTCTACAG TTCATTTGCATGTGTTTCACCGTCCCCATCTTCTGCCAGTTCAGTCATAATGGATATGGTTACAAGTGA
- the cd53 gene encoding Leukocyte surface antigen CD53, producing MAQNCLKCLKYTMCMVNFLCFMCGTAVFGFGVFLMLNTKVSALIPTLSSLNLANTLFITGIIITCVSFLGFLGALKENRCLLITFFILLFILMLVELTVACLLLVFEREIDRFLKKDLTESLMKSRESAQGGNSTMNTDDWDIIQRTFQCCGINNTSDWKDKVPKSCCSESQCGPGQPVYWKAGCYSKLTVWFEENFLVTGVGVIVLCIIEVLGMCFSMTLFCHISRSGLGYKL from the exons ATGGCTCAAAATTGCCTCAAGTGTTTGAAATACACCATGTGTATGGTTAACTTCTTGTGCTTT ATGTGTGGAACAGCAGTGTTTGGTTTTGGAGTGTTCCTGATGTTGAACACCAAGGTTTCTGCTCTCATCCCCACCCTGTCCTCCTTGAATCTGGCCAACACACTCTTCATCACCGGCATCATCATCACTTGCGTGTCCTTCCTGGGGTTCCTGGGGGCCCTTAAAGAGAACCGCTGCCTCCTCATCACT TTTTTCATCCTGCTGTTCATTCTGATGTTGGTGGAACTGACTGTAGCCTGTCTACTGCTGGTATTTGAGAGAGAG ATTGACAGATTCCTAAAGAAGGATCTCACAGAAAGTCTGATGAAATCCAGGGAGTCAGCTCAAGGTGGGAATTCCACAATGAACACGGACGACTGGGACATCATTCAGAGAACG TTCCAGTGCTGTGGGATCAATAACACAAGTGACTGGAAGGACAAAGTGCCTAAGTCCTGCTGCAGCGAGAGCCAATGTGGCCCCGGGCAGCCAGTATACTGGAAGGCC GGTTGTTACAGTAAGCTGACGGTGTGGTTTGAGGAGAACTTCCTAGTCACCGGTGTTGGTGTGATTGTGCTCTGCATTATCGAG GTCCTGGGCATGTGTTTCTCCATGACTTTGTTCTGTCACATAAGCCGGTCTGGACTCGGCTACAAATTATGA